Genomic window (Dasypus novemcinctus isolate mDasNov1 chromosome 10, mDasNov1.1.hap2, whole genome shotgun sequence):
TAGAGAGGTATAAAGAAATGCCATTTGAAATGGACACAGACCTATCTCCCTCTCTGGAAAGCAAAGCATGGGGACGAGAAAAGCAGGATTCTGGATGAACTGAGACGGGGAGGGGAGTGAGATTTAAGAAGCCAGGACCCCTCCACCCCTCCAAACACAGTTATACATACCAATAGATGCTACAAAATTCTCTTCCTTTAAGCTCCTGGTGTCTAGTTCCTTAGGACCCTTTCCTGCAGTACTTGGTGCCCAAGGTCCCAGCTGGGGAACTCTCAGCTGTGCCATAGTCTTTGGGTCTCCCCTGGCAGTCAGGCCAGGATCCTTGCCAACTGGTGTACTGACACTCTCTGTTGGACTTCTTTTCCGCTTGTCTGGTTCTGGGAAAAGATCAATATAAAAAGTAGTCAAATGAGGTTAGTAGGTGGGAAGCAAGGTATGGAGAAGCAAGGATACAGGAGGGTGTGGAATGGAAGAAGTGCAAGGAAAGCCGGCCTCTTATTTGTATGATGGAGAAATATCTGCTATATATAAACACGCACTAGAAAATAAAATCCCAAAGCCTGATGGGAAGCAGCTTGTTGGGAAATCAGTCATAGGGATAAGTAAGCTCCCTTTGGGAGACACGAGGCCCACCTGGCACAATCCCTACCTTTACTGTAGTAGTGGGTCTGAGCGATCTCCAGAAGCCCAAAGATGCTGGCCATGCCGCCCAGACCTGCATGGGCATAGGACTGCTCCAGACTGAGGACTGTACACTTGAGCAGGTCTAACATCCCCTTGTACACCTTTCGGCTGATCTCCTGCAACAATAACCCAGGGGCTAGAGTCGGCAAAATTGCCTTTGGTGCCCATGTCCCACCTGCCAGTTGATTCCAACTCCCAACTCCACACACTGACCACATCTGGGATGATGTCCTGCCGGGAATCCTCCTCTGACTGTACTGTGCGGTTCAGCTTGCTCAGGACAAAGACCCGCAGCTGCTCACTCTCCAGCAGCCGCCGTACCTTCTTCATGTTGAGCCAGCCAACACCCTGGCCATCCAGCACACTGTGCACCACCTCCTTCAGGAACTGCTGGTTCTCACTAGGAGGGTCACATACCACCTCTGTGGTCATCAGCTCCTTTGCAGAGCATTCCCCCTGTCACCACACTAGATATTGCCTCCAGGGCCAAAACACAAAGTCAAGTCTCTAAATGGCCAATTCTAGCACATACCCCACCTCTCCAGATAACCTGGGGTGCCTGAGTACCCACCACAGCTGTTTCACTGTCAACACTGTAAGCTATTATGCTTGCCTGGGATTGAATCAGAATGGGAAGTGCTGGCAGGAAATTCATTTCATCTCTACCCTACTGAGAGCTTTTCTCCCACTCTCGAGTATCCCTAAAGTTTTGTCTAGGAACCACTACCTCTACCCAAGAACTTTGAAATGTGTTCTGCCATTTTTATTACCTAGAATTGCTGGATCGGCCCTGGGGTGATGGaggctctcttttcactgtcGGGCTGTGCTTAATGACAGATGACTTCTGATCCACTAAGGCCCTCCTGTTCCCTATAAGCCgggaagacaggaaagagagataTCACTATCGTAGCTTGGACGCTGGCGTGAGCACAGCCCTGGGCGGCCACGttccacacccactcccctgccGGGCTGGGTGAAGGTGGCACCAGGGCATCACACACAGGTAAAAACCAGCCATGGCAATGTggaggaggtggggatggagacTCAGGCCACTCCACATGCACCAGCAGCAGGCCCCATGGGCAAGCATGGGTGTCACGGGGGACGGGGCAAGGCAGGTCACTCATATGATGCCGCTTGCTCCATGAGGAGGATGGCCCTCAGGCAGGCACGGAAGATGCTAGGAAAAGAGAGGTCATGCACAGCTCACAGGCGAGACCCACCTTCGCCACTCCCGGGGCCGGCGTCAGTAACAATCTCCATTAGAGTATTTAGCCCAAATACTGGGACACAAAATACACAATTAGTAGGTGCACCACAATACCCCAATCCCTGTACCCCTCAATGGAGTTGTAAGTTAGATCATCTGAGCGTAATCACAAAGCTTGAAGAGTGCGTATAACCTGGGTTCTTGGGCACCTCGGAGCTGGAAGCCTGATCCAGGTGATCAGGAATCAAACAAGGCTCTAGGAAAGGCCACCCCTTAAGACCATGGCCTCACAAAACCTGTACGGACAGGGCAAATGACACGAGGAGCCTTTGCGTACTACACAGGCACATGCATGAAGGAGGGACCACTAGGTTTTCATTAAACATCCAGCATGGGGGTCCAGAGGGCTTGCAGGTATGCACAGGGAAGGGCCCTATCTGGCAGGCCCCAtcgtggagtggggtggggttgtGGGGGTACGAGATGGGAGGTGGATGGGAGGTATAAGCGCATCAAATGAGGTGAAGCTTTGGCATGCAATGAAAGAGTTATCAATTGCTCTCCTCTTCAAATGCATCAAAGGGAAAGCCAGGGGCACTAACACCTTTCCTTCCCTAACCCACCAGTCCTGTGTGGGCTCACTGGAGCAGGGCTACTTAAGTTCCTACATCACTAATGAGGAAGTCCTTTTgctcattgattttatttttccatccccAAGAAGGAACATTCCTTCAACTCCTGGCATTTTTATTCACTGGGGATGAGGGGTTACTTAAAGAAAACGTGGTGTTGCTTCTCACTGTACTTCCTACCATAATGAAATATCAGCATAAGATccagaaaaagtaaacaaaagtcAGATTAAATTCAGAAGAGTCCCTCAAACTGCGAGTGATTGCAAAGGAAATTCATGTAAAATCTTAACTGTCTTAGAAGTCAACCAACACTCCCTGGCTGGCCATAGGCCCTAGGTTGGCATGTGGCCAAAGTAAGAGGTTTCGTGACTCTGAGGACACTGCCAGACTCTCCACCACCATCCCCTGGTAGGCCAGCTCCTCAGGATGGGGTTCATTCTGAAGTTCAGGCAGTAGGGACCAGGCAGATGACTAGTGGTACCTGGTGATCCCTGTTAATCACGTACCTCTGACAAAAGTTCCCCCAGAAGCAGCACTCATCCCACAGATGTCAGTGTCCTAGATGACATAACAGGGCCTTTTTTAGCTACAAAGGTAGTTCCCATCTGAcaaacatcagaaaccatgatgTGCAGTGAAAGCCATGAGAAGCCATAAAGGGAAACAGCCAGGTCAGATGAGTCATCATACACGGGGCTCCTGACAAGCACCATTGGCTAAAATAACTCCCAGAGAATCCTGGTTTGGCAAAAGGGGAGCTGCAGTTACCTTTCAGACTAGGGAAGGGCGTGGTCTTCTCTCGGGCACCTTTGGTGGGCAGCGTGAGGTTGGAAAGACTGAAGCTTGTACTATGGTTCCGATATAGGCTGCCTATCAATGGGAAGGCGTGAGAGCCATGAGTTAGGGGGATAAAACGATCAGGGCATTGCACTTCAATGACTttatcatcttcacctccctcctCTGCAAACGTAATCTCAGTGCCTCTTTCATGGAAAGGATCAAGTCTAACTTAAGGAGCCACTGCCAGGATTGCTCACAACCCAGTAACAATTCTAATTACCACCCATAATAATGGCCGAGTCCCTCATGCCCTGCTTATATAGCCTGAAAGCCAGGAGTCACTGTGCCTCAGAGCTGAAGTTGGTGTGGTCTCTGGCTTCTGAAAACACTAGCAATCCCAATTATCCCCTGGGTTGGCTCTCTGTAATCCCTAGTCTGTTGACATCTGTACCAATACCATCCCTCAAAACTGGAAATATTCTCTTATGTAAAAAAGTCAATCTCATATAGATTTCAAAGCATGTTATGAAAAAGCCCCTCATCATGTAGAAAAGATTTTCGATAAACACCCAAACCAAATGTGACCAAAATATTTCCACAAAATTTATGTACAAACGTATGATTTTGAATACAATGCATATTTTTCAGTTGACCATTCAGCTGCCTTACCAGAAACAGACTGAAGCCTCCAGCTGTAAAGGTAATGACGAGCTGTCCTTGTCCTTTATTGACCTCACCTGTAAGTACCTTATTTGTATCATCCAAATGATCTGAATCAGGGCTTGGTAATGCCAACTCAGCCCTAATTCTAAAGTCctaagcaccatttgctgaagccAGGCCCTACTGCTGAGAAAATGGACCAGAAGAATGAGTGAGCTTAAGGCACTTACTGGCGAAAGACATGATGCCCCCGAAGCCCTCGGTGCTGTTGTTGGAGACGGTGGAGGTGGGAGAACTTGCTCTTGAGTCTGACTCTGCATCTGAGTCACTTGCCAGTTTCAAGCTGTTGGGCCGCAGCAGCTTTTGAGCCCTTGGAATGCACAGTGGCACCTATGAGCCCCAGGCTGGGGTACCTAATCCTGGGAGTGTGGGCCTTAAGCTACACTGCAGTCACCTCTCCCTTCCCTAGATCAGAGTACCACCCTCTGGGGATGGCAGGACCACGAGAGCATTCAGACTTCTCAGGCTCTCTGATTAACCCTCACCCAGGGTCCACTTTAGTGAGGTCCTTCAGTCTACCACCTAGAAGGGATCCCCAGGCTCTCACCGATTGCCATTGACATGTTGGCTGAATCGGGGAGTGTAACTTTCCCCCTGCTCCTCATCATCTTCCTCAGGGGGAAAGCCATATTGGGGCTCGAAGTATGGATTGTCATAGGTTGGCCGGCGCACTGACCCCTCTCCAATTTCTGTCTGATGCTTGTCCACGTTCGACTTGCCAATGCTGGGAGGCACGGTAGGGAGGGGCTTGGAGACACCTACTGCTGTCTTATCATCCATCTCTGCCGAGTCAGCAGGTTCCTAAGGGCCATATTAAATAAAAAGTAGTCACCTGGTGTCCAGCGATGCCTTCCTATGTTCTCAGTTTGGCTGGGCCAGGCCCAGCCTGTCAGATTCTCAGCCCaaggaatgcatgggaaaaaaaatctctgtgACACCCCTGTTCTCTGTCATCATAAACTCTATAAGGGGGATCTTAGCTACACCCTGAACAAAGCCCAGTAACCTCCTACTGGAATCAAAACTGTTTCCGATAGGCTCTAAGCTATAGGATCTAAGGGAAAAGATAGGAAGGCTGTGAGAAAAAAGGCAAATTAATGGTTACAACGTGGCTTTCCTAATGGAGATGAGGCCCACATCCCAAGCAGCTCTCACTTGTCCACCCCTCCAAAGTCTCACGTACAGAGTTGGCTCCGTGGATGACAGTGCTGGGGCTACTGCTGGCGGTGGTGCTGGAGCTAGAGCGCAGTGGGGGGTTTTCCTGGGTGTTCTCGCCATCTGGACCAGGCTCTTCTGCTTCCTTCTGGTTCTGCAGCTCATCAATCTCTACCTCACTGGCATCCCCCAGTGCCGCATGTGTCAGAGGATCCATATCTGTCAAAGCCCAAGGATGGCAGGTATATATACCACCCCAGAACCCCTGAGCTGGCCAATTCCACAACCCCCTCCAGGACACTTACTAGGAGTATCACCATTGATATCGCATTTCATCATCTCGCTGACAAAGTCACCAAGGGATGAGTAGGAAGAACTTGAGTCATCGTAATCCATACTATCACTACCACTGCAGAATGAAGaacagaaaaaacagaaagaaggggCAAAGAAAAGAATCATCAGACTGctttaagggaaagaaaaaggtgAGCACCCCTATCTCAAGaccaaggaacaaaataaaataaggaagccAAGAAAAAACTATCAGCCAAAATATAACCCAAGGCTTCAAAGACTGATCAAAACCTTCCGAGATTTTGCCCCATTGTGCTAAAGAAGCGCTGGTGAGAGCTTCCTGGCCTTAAAGAAGTGTTCTGCTGTCATAAGAGACTGCTCACCTGTCATCAGTTGGGTCAGAGTCAGAGGCACGTTCTGGTGGCATACTCAGCGCGTCAGCCATCTGAGAATTGCTATCATAGACTCGGTAATGGATGGGCTGCAGCTGATGAGCATACCACTTTGGCTTGTCACCAATCAGGGCTGGATCGAACATATCTACCCaaggagggtggggtgggaagaaCAGCATTAGCAGCACGGGGAAAAAAGGCAAGCAGGAAAAGTCTAAAGCAAACAGGAACAGAAGGGGCAGCTCAAAGATGAGAAAGGGAAAAGGCAAAAGGAAGAGCAATCAGGACAAAGGCAGAAGGTGGGCCAAGCAGAGGGCAGGGGGACTCACTGTTGTGAATTCGCTGGAAGGCATAGTTGGTGGGATTAAGGATCCATTCTCCAAAGTACTCCACAGCCTGAGTCCTGGCCAATTTCTCAGCAAAAGCAGTCTGCCGGGGACGTGAGGCTAGAAAGGAGCCAGCTTGAAAAGCTACCACAGGTCGAGGGAAGAGACGCAGGGTACGTGTGTGCATCTGAAAGCCCTGTAGCACGTTGGGGGAGTTGAAGAAACGTACCATGGCCACTCTGGGGAAGAAGGGGGTGGTGAGATCATCTGAGTCCCAAACACTGCTGGGTAAGAAGGCCCAAGATCCAAAATCACCCCCCAAAGCCATCGGTTAACAGGATTCCAAAATCAAAGCAAGAGATACCTTCAAGAATTCTCCATCTCTCCACCCAAGGTTTAAAAGGCCTAAGAGTGTAATGAACTCTTTCCTCTTTGCTTTAAGAGAGATGGCAAATACAAGTCAAATATCATACCCactttataaataaagaaattctGGCTTAGGGAAGTAGTCTGCTCCAAGATcactgagagagaaagagaccaaCTTAAGAATGTGTGATTGCAGAGTCTGCTTGGTCTTACCTGGTAGCAACATCCACAGAATCTACATCATTGCCATAGATGAGTGGATTGAATTCAGTGGAAGGAGTGGACTGCAGGTCATTAGAAGGCCTTCCCAAGAGAAGTGGGATATCCTGGCCCTCATGAAATTTCTCTAGATTGAGGATGGGCTGGGTGTTGAGACTCATGCTGGCTAGGGCCTATGGAATAAGAAGAAATCCTCATACAAGGCAGATTTCTGGGAGACAAGCCAATAGCATCTCCTAGGAAAGAGGCTTCTTAAAGTTTCCATATCACACTCTCCGCTGAAAAATTTCTGCAACAAAGAACTGTGCTAATATGCAGATCAAGGCCAACCCTTCAAGCCTTAATCTTTGAAATAagaatccaagtttttagtttcTGAAAAATAATCTAATTGTGTAAATTTTCAGCTCAAGCCAACGTAGCTCAAAGCAACCTGACCAGATCTGAAGTCTAGGGCAATGGTTTTCAAACCTTAATCATGAAATCTTGTTATTCAATTGAAATCTCATGTGGTGATATAAACAGCTGAAACATGTAAAAGCAGAGCTTCTCCGAAGGGCACAAGGACATAGGCTGAAGGACATAGGAACCAGAGCCTCAGGGCATAGTGCTCCCAACCTAAACCAGCCcctaagaggcttcaaagtgcAGTCTGAAAGTTACTGGTCTAGACTAGCAGAGCCCAAACTTAATGAGCATAGGAATGACTTAAGGATGTTAAAATTCAGATTCTAATTCAATAAATCTGGGGtgattgtacattttttaaaatcaattttattgatacctattcataaaaattacaatccatccaaagtgtactaattctgcatttttaacaagcccAGGTGATGCCAATGCTGCTGGTCTATTCACCACACTTTAAGTAGCAAGGATCAGAATACAGGGTCAATGAGCCCAGGGATCTTAGCTCCTATAAACATGTGAAGTATAATCCCATATATCAGCCCTTTCATACTAAGGCAATCATCAAGCATGAAACACCAGCAAGGAAAGACAGAGAGATTTCTGAATTTGTAATTCTCACCAGATTCTGTGGTAAAAGATATCATATTATATCCGCAGCAATGAAACAAGTGATACAAAAGGACCCATTTAAATCCAAATAGGTATCACCTAGAGCAGGGGTTTTatcaaggggtccatgagcttgaatagaaattaaaaaaacaacaacattattcttgtgggatgtgttggtgcaggcatgatatatttattaaataacacacagtataatgtggacttagtaaggggtccatggttttcatctgactggcaaaagggtccatggaacaaaaaaggttaagaacccctgaccaagggaagcagacttggctaaCTGCtggaacatccgcctaccacgtgggaggtccagggttcaaacccagggtctcctgacccgtgtggtgagctggttcatGCGCAGTGcggatgcacacaaggagtgccctgccacagaggagtgtcccccgcgtaggggagccccacgcacaaggagtgtgccccgtaaggacagccaccccccGTGAAAGTGCACCCTAtgtgctgacgcagcaagatgacacaacaaaaggagacacagattcccagtgctgctgacagccATGCacgtggacacagaacacacagcaaatggacacggagagcagacaactggcgaggtggggaggggagagatataaataaaaataaataaataaatcttcaaaaaaaaaaaaaaagcctgaccAAGAGGTACTACTAAATACCTCAGACAACACACAGGGAGATTCCTGAAGATCTTTCAGAACAGAGCAAGGATTCCTAAAATTAAATACAGTGCTATCTACTGGTGGTCCTACATAACACATAGAGCAGGACAAGGAAGTGGAGCCTTGTCATGTTTTACCTTCAGGTACTGTACTCAGCAtgcagaagaggaagaaaaaaatccatcaatGTAAGTGGACTTAAGGGACAACTCAAAAAAAGGAACTTTTGAAGGAAGGATTCTATAGGGACCTAGGGATagattcaaaaagaaaatataaaaaagtcaGATTGCCCAAACTACTACCATCTTACAAGACTGAGAGCGCTCCAAGGCCAAAAAGAATGGCAGGTATGGCAAGAAATGGGAATTGATGAGTTGTTTTATATTGCATTGTAATATAATTAGAGGGTAGGAGGGTATTAAATGAATTAGAAGGAATCTAAAAGGCACTTTTTGAGATAATATTCACCCTGCCACCCAGAAATGGGATACAACTCTCCTTAGGCTTCCTACTGCCCACTCAAGGCATAAAATCTGCACCACCTGAAGTTTGAAAGGAAGCTGGCTCTTAGAATAACTGTCTTTCTACCGCAATCCTGTATCATCTAttgcttccctttattttcttcattctttactTGCCTGCTTTAAATGTTTTTTCAGCTCTAATGATTCTGGTTCTGGCAGGATAGGTAGCACTTCTGCATTGGTTGGGGCAATCACCTGCACAAGAGGAAAGATAATAGGCATGTTCTTAGAATTGCTCAGGAGTTTCTCTTACATAACGGTAAATAGAAGAGGAAGTCGTATATACAATATTATCAGGGTACATATGAATTCATGCACACTACATATACTCATATATCTGATATACATACATATCTGAACGGAAATATATCTAAGTGTTATTGGTGATTATCTCAGGATAATAGGATTAcagtttttgctttcttctttacatttatttgtatttgctaAAGTTACAATGAATATATGTAAGGGTATCCTTGAGTCTATTACACTGCAGAATGTCAATAtaagtttgttctttttccccAAGTCTCCATCAAAAGACAGCTTCTTAATGGAAACCAGGCCCCAGGAAAGCCATCAGGAGATGACCTACACCATATGCAATGGTCTGGCAGCCACACCTGCCCTACTGCTCTTGGAGCATGCAGGAGGGGCACTTAGTTCTGGCAAAACTGAATCTTAAAATTCTTTGAGTCCTAACCAAGAGCCTTTTTAGACAACTTACTAGCCAATGAAGTAAAagcagaattgaaaaaaaatggattCAATGAGTCTCATAATAGAAAATAACCCACAACTTAGGTGCCTCTCCTGAGAGCAGTATAGAAAAACAGAACATAATCCTATTCCAGATCCTACAAATGTCTCAGCCAGGAACCTCACCCTACTGCTGTCCAGATCCACTAGCCACACATCATCAGGCATTTTAAAGTCCAGTTTGTAGAGGAAAAAGCTGGCAGGGACCCCAATGATGTATGGGGTTGGAGCCAGCAGCAGCtgtggaaaagagagagaggataagaaacaaagaataaaactTAGCATGATCAATTCCACTTAATGAGTCAGGATTTTTCTATATATGGAAGTTGAGGTCTACAATCCCTTTTCCAAAACTCTTCAAGGTTACATTATGTAACACCTGCAGCAAGGTTGGGGCCCACAGCCTATAATCATTAACATCAATAAAGCATTGGTTTTGCCACCAAAACAGTACTGGTCAGGTTAGATTTTGCTGATAAGTGATTGAGCACTAGTACTGACTGATGACTTCCTTGGGCACTGACTAAGCCCTCTCCCTCAgggagatgagaaatcagcacttaatcttattgggtatctcttgtatgtgattcattgcttttctcttgctgctctcagatttctctttgtctctgacattttgattagtatgtgtcttggagtaggtctattaggatttatttggATTGAAGTATGTTGTACTACTTGGACATGGAAaattatgtccttcaatagggctggacAGAGTTGGGAAGAGTAGAGGTGACAAAGCCAGAAAAGACTCACCTGCTCTGCTGATGCCATGCAGGTGGGAAGCAGTGGGATTACAGGAAACATATACTCCAGGGGGTAAATCATTGCCACGAATGCCATCACAGACATGGAGAGTGCATTGTAGTCTCGGGACTGTAGCACCATCTGCCACAAGCCATACCATAAGGATCACTCAAGAGTAGAATATAAGAAGTAGGAGAAAACACCTTCCAACACTGTACTTTAGTTTCTGTTCCACCATCCCTCCAGCTCTAGGAGCTCGGCTTCCACAATTACCAGTGCCCAATGCCCCAGCTGGCTTGCCACCTCCCAACCCAAGCACCACTGTCATCCTCTTGGGAATCACTCCTTTACTGTCCTAGTTCTTGTacacatacgcacacacacacccccaactCAGGATCACTCACTGAAACAGAACTTTTGATATTTTCAGAGAATTAGGTCAATAAAGTTAGGGATAATTCAACTGAGTAGCAAGCCTGTGAACATATTCCCACACAATACCAGTACCATAATTCAACCCACACCCACTGAGTACCTGCTGTATATCAGGCATCATGTTACCTCCTAGAGACGAAGCAATAAAAAATATGCAGAGATGCAAACTCTGTCTTGAAAGAACACATGGTCTAGCCTCTGCCATTCTTCAAAGCCCTTCCCCTAGAAAGCTGGCCCTCTCACCTTGTGCTCTAACAGGATGCAGGTTAGCACCTGAAGACAGGCGTCTACACCCAGAAGTTCCAAGGGAAGGTGTAATGGAAAATCCACTAGGGTGAATCGAGAGGGGTCTGGGAGAGCAAAGGTCAGAGCTGGCTGAAGCTCCTGGGGTAGGACCTCAATGTCCACTCGCTTCTGCCCAGAGATGGGTACTGGGGAGCGCAGTAGTCGATAGATCCAGGCCTcaatttctcgaaggtcatgcAGAAGGGCACTTGACTTCTCTTCCACAAGCAACGATCCAGTAAAAATGCGCCACATGGTGTCCCTGGAGAACAAACAGCAGGAAGAAGACACGTAAGCATCAGAGGCTGATACCCCACAGCAACCCAATATAATTAGAGGGAGTATTATGATGACAATTGGAAAAGGAGCATCAACAGGAAAGCCCACTCTTTTGGCTCAGACACTACCAGAGGTTATATATGAAGGAGTGAAAAAGTATGCAAAGAATGTATATgtgataaaatatttaggaataaatttaactaaggatgtaaaggacttgtacacagaaaactataaaacattactgaaagaaattaaaaaagatctaataaatgaaaggatatcccatgttcatggattggaaaattagATATTGTTAAAATGTTGTGATGGATTGAACTGCGCatcccagtttggacatgttcttggtcttggtagCATTCTGGTGGCTGTGGACTcactgtaaataagatctcttgggaagtggatgtggcttaagcagttgggtgcctgcctcctgcatgggaggtcccggattcagttcccagtaccgcctaaagaagataagacagcaaactgatgcgACAGctagctgatgcaaaaagatgatgcaacaagatgacacaacaagatgatgcaacgaagagacacaataaggaaaacaataagagacacaacaaccaGGAgcaggtggctcaagccattgggtgcctcccttccccatgggaagtccctggttcagtttctggtgcctcctaaaaagaagataagcacacaacaaacagacacagagagcagacagcaagagcaaaacaaaaaggggcaggggagaaaaacaaattaattaaataaattaaaaataaataaataaaataagatagcttcaagatgttacttcagttaagatgtggcccagctTAATCAGGTTGGGCTTAAACCggattgctggagtcctttataagcagtgGGAAAGTCAGACGGAGAAGGAAGCATGGGGAgtaaccagaagctggaagtcaatggaacccagaagagaaaggagaagatgccacggtatacattgccatgtgaaggaaaagtcaaggaacgagtattgccagcagccagcccctgcatgccacagtcttcaggcaGAATGATTGccttgccaataccttgattttggacttcacctagcctcaaaaccataagccaataaatccctattgCTAAGCCACCATATTataaggtatttgttttagcagttggaaaactaaaacagatgtcaattctacccaaagcaatttacagattcaatgctatACCATTCagaattccaatagccttctttgcaaaaatggaaaagccaatcagcaaattcatatggaagggtaaggggtcttaAATacccaaaatcatcttgaaaaagaacaaagccaGGGGATtcacactttccaatttcaaaacttattacaagctacagtaatcaaaacagtttggtactggcacaaggaaagacatacaaaccaatggaaatgaattaagagttcataaataaaccttcacattgatggtcaattgattttttacaagagtgttaagtccactcaatggggaaagaacagtttcttcaacaaatggtactgggaaaactggatatccaaaagcaaaataatgaaagtgtacccctacctcataccatatacaaaaattaactcaaaatggatcaaagacctaatataagaACTGAAACCATACTTGAAAAAAACACAGGAGCCATCTTCAGGATCTTATACTTGGCAACAGACTCTTAGACTTTACaccgaaagaaaaaatagataaattggatttcattaaatttaaaaaacttttgtgcatcagagGACATTATcataaagtaaaaagacaacctacagaatgtgagaaaatatttggaaactatatatctggTAAGGATTTAACATCAAGTGTTTATAAAGAaatactagggaagcagattggctcaactgataagagtgtctgcctaccatataggaggttcaggatttgaacccagggcctcctgacccatgtagtgagctggcccacactcagtgctgccatgcgcaag
Coding sequences:
- the MADD gene encoding MAP kinase-activating death domain protein isoform X36 → MVQKKKFCPRLLDYLVIVGARHPSSDSVAQTPELLRRYPLEDHTEFPLPPDVVFFCQPEGCLSVRQRRTSLRDDTSFVFTLTDKDTGVTRYGICVNFYRSFQKRMPKEKGEGGAGSRGKEGARVTCASDEVGTESSESGSSLQPPSADSTPDVNQSPRGRRRAKGGTRSRNSTLTSLCVLSHYPFFSTFRECLYTLKRLVDCCSERLLGKKLGIPRGVQRDTMWRIFTGSLLVEEKSSALLHDLREIEAWIYRLLRSPVPISGQKRVDIEVLPQELQPALTFALPDPSRFTLVDFPLHLPLELLGVDACLQVLTCILLEHKMVLQSRDYNALSMSVMAFVAMIYPLEYMFPVIPLLPTCMASAEQLLLAPTPYIIGVPASFFLYKLDFKMPDDVWLVDLDSSRVIAPTNAEVLPILPEPESLELKKHLKQALASMSLNTQPILNLEKFHEGQDIPLLLGRPSNDLQSTPSTEFNPLIYGNDVDSVDVATRVAMVRFFNSPNVLQGFQMHTRTLRLFPRPVVAFQAGSFLASRPRQTAFAEKLARTQAVEYFGEWILNPTNYAFQRIHNNMFDPALIGDKPKWYAHQLQPIHYRVYDSNSQMADALSMPPERASDSDPTDDSGSDSMDYDDSSSSYSSLGDFVSEMMKCDINGDTPNMDPLTHAALGDASEVEIDELQNQKEAEEPGPDGENTQENPPLRSSSSTTASSSPSTVIHGANSEPADSAEMDDKTAVGVSKPLPTVPPSIGKSNVDKHQTEIGEGAQKLLRPNSLKLASDSDAESDSRASSPTSTVSNNSTEGFGGIMSFASSLYRNHSTSFSLSNLTLPTKGAREKTTPFPSLKGNRRALVDQKSSVIKHSPTVKREPPSPQGRSSNSSENQQFLKEVVHSVLDGQGVGWLNMKKVRRLLESEQLRVFVLSKLNRTVQSEEDSRQDIIPDVEISRKVYKGMLDLLKCTVLSLEQSYAHAGLGGMASIFGLLEIAQTHYYSKEPDKRKRSPTESVSTPVGKDPGLTARGDPKTMAQLRVPQLGPWAPSTAGKGPKELDTRSLKEENFVASIGPEVIKPVFDLGETEEKKSQISADSGVSLTSGSQRTDADSVTGVSPAVMIRSSSQDSEVSTVSNSSGETLGADSDLSSNAGDGPGGEGGAHLASSRGTLSDSEIETNAATSAIFGKAHGLKPGVKEKLVGSPVRSSEDVSQRVYLYEGLLGKERSTLWDQMQFWEDAFLDAVMLEREGMGMDQGPQEMIDRYLSLGEHDRKRLEDDEDRLLATLLHNLISYMLLMKVNKNDIRKKVRRLMGKSHIGLVYSQQINEVLDHLANLNGRDLSIRSSGSRHMKKQTFVVHAGTDTNGDIFFMEVCDDCVVLRSNIGTVYERWWYEKLINMTYCPKTKVLCLWRRNGSETQLNKFYTKKCRELYYCVKDSMERAAARQQSIKPGPELGGEFPVQDMKTGEGGLLQVTLEGINLKFMHNQVFIELNHIKKCNTVRGVFVLEEFVPEIKEVVSHKYKTPMAHEICYSVLCLFSYVAAVRSSEEDLRTPPRPVSS